The proteins below are encoded in one region of Silene latifolia isolate original U9 population chromosome 2, ASM4854445v1, whole genome shotgun sequence:
- the LOC141643259 gene encoding uncharacterized protein LOC141643259 isoform X1 has translation MEGKEEVRFKVNLSDEGSSKLAHRLTLTLKDYMGDFVDDTLVKYVIVLLGNGRSKEEIKEDLDVFLGDSSDSFVNWLWDHLASDLDQYVQPQMPSTHEAAKTEPVVVEHNGETDSQQPSVDSVKGKLKSNRSRHNRDWKGIMSNESLPPLRSSITTDAPKEEKVHSKVVRTRRPASPEHPVNRKRSRADERARPKREMSQSTIAAPRRLLQFAVRDAVGTRPSNPMSEPSRKRLRSVVSTPTGNLSDEVEPQKLQTVARALNPVNTAIRAVAEAAEDVKRVKSGNVFDRLSRGVDDRSELVSEFRASAAQGIDYEDIRQNSREAYVRKRDYGETCNVNASLINSNTCLASDSASDNDGYGNVTGHRVMDISETGTSRCNKADDSLMVQYHVSENTDELTDWPRMNGQDSAVSAGTKHKVVNISVNVNTWKPSHYQSTSEKIQTGSQKLRAENNNGPTNSIARRMKDSNNPATVIENGNTAAESQKELQTASGPGSNSSGHPLEDADSRTIFVNNVHFAATTDTLSRHFNKFGEVLKVIVSTDVATGHPKGSAYVEFMKKEAADNALTLDGTSFMSRIIKVMKKSSSQQEVSPITTWPRITRGSSVAVARYSQAPFPRVFPGAYRGRSAVKPGMRSMQWKRDSPQTSTNSVVPVSGGTINTNTSAPSASRGLTYVRAVSKTDGNAAGA, from the exons ATGGAGGGCAAGGAAGAAGTGAGATTTAAAGTGAATTTGAGTGATGAAGGATCATCCAAGCTCGCTCATCGTTTGACACTTACCTTGAAGGATTATATGGGCGACTTCGTCGACGACACTCTCGTG AAATATGTCATAGTCTTACTGGGCAATGGCCGAAGCAAGGAGGAAATCAAGGAGGATCTTGATGTATTTCTAGGCGATAGCAGTGATTCTTTTGTGAATTG GCTATGGGACCATCTTGCTTCTGACCTAGACCAATATGTTCAACCTCAAATGCCTTCTACTCATGAAGCTGCAAAAACTGAACCAGTCGTGGTCGAGCACAATGGTGAAACTGATTCTCAGCAGCCTTCTGTAGATTCAGTAAAAGGGAAGTTAAAATCTAATAGGAGCCGGCACAATAGAGACTGGAAAGGAATCATGTCAAACGAAAGTCTCCCTCCTCTCCGCAGTTCTATTACCACTGATGCACCAAAGGAAGAAAAAGTGCATAGCAAAGTGGTGCGTACCAGGCGGCCTGCTAGTCCAGAACACCCAGTGAATAGGAAAAGAAGTCGTGCAGACGAGCGGGCGCGACCAAAG AGAGAAATGTCTCAATCAACTATTGCTGCTCCTAGGCGACTTCTACAATTTGCGGTTAGAGATGCAGTCGGAACAAGGCCTTCTAATCCTATGTCTGAGCCGTCTCGGAAGAGGCTTCGTTCTGTTGTTTCTACGCCGACTGGCAACCTTAGTGATGAAGTCGAACCTCAAAAGCTGCAGACAGTGGCAAGGGCATTAAATCCTGTTAATACAGCTATTAGAGCTGTAGCAGAGGCAGCAGAGGATGTCAAAAGGGTGAAATCTGGAAATGTCTTTGATAGACTAAGTCGTGGCGTTGATGACCGGTCGGAGTTAGTTTCTGAATTTAGAGCATCTGCTGCTCAGGGTATAGATTATGAAGATATACGCCAAAATTCACGTGAAGCATATGTTCGAAAAAGAGACTATGGCGAAACTTGTAATGTGAATGCATCCTTGATTAATAGCAACACATGTCTGGCATCTGATTCTGCATCTGATAATGATGGATATGGCAATGTTACGGGTCACAGAGTGATGGATATTTCCGAGACAGGTACATCCAGATGTAATAAAGCTGATGATTCGTTGATGGTGCAGTATCATGTTTCTGAAAATACAGATGAATTAACAGATTGGCCAAGGATGAACGGTCAAGATTCAGCAGTATCTGCAGGCACTAAGCACAAGGTTGTAAATATTTCAGTGAATGTAAATACGTGGAAACCATCACATTACCAGTCGACAAGTGAAAAAATTCAAACTGGCTCCCAAAAGCTGCGTGCGGAGAATAACAATGGACCTACCAATTCTATTGCACGACGGATGAAGGATTCTAATAATCCTGCTACTGTTATTGAGAAT GGAAACACTGCTGCGGAGTCCCAGAAAGAATTGCAGACTGCTTCTGGTCCTG GCTCAAATTCGTCTGGTCATCCTCTTGAAGATGCTGATTCGCGCACCATTTTTGTCAACAAT GTTCATTTTGCTGCCACCACGGATACGCTTTCTaggcattttaataagtttggaGAAGTATTGAAAGTGATAGTTTCAACTGATGTGGCGACAGGTCATCCAAAAGG GTCAGCATATGTGGAGTTCATGAAGAAAGAAGCTGCAGACAATGCTTTGACCTTGGATGGAACGTCCTTTATGTCACGTATAATAAAG GTAATGAAGAAAAGCTCCTCGCAGCAGGAAGTTAGCCCTATTACAACTTGGCCACGAATTACTCGAGGTTCTTCAGTCGCTGTTGCCAGATATTCTCAGGCTCCTTTCCCAAGAGTCTTTCCTGGCGCATACAGAGGTCGGTCAGCGGTAAAGCCGGGTATGAGGAGTATGCAGTGGAAGCGTGATTCGCCGCAAACATCCACAAATAGTGTGGTTCCAGTTTCTGGAGGTACTATTAATACTAATACTAGTGCCCCATCTGCTAGCCGCGGCCTCACATATGTTCGTGCAGTGTCTAAGACTGATGGGAATGCTGCTGGAGCCTAG
- the LOC141643259 gene encoding uncharacterized protein LOC141643259 isoform X2 gives MEGKEEVRFKVNLSDEGSSKLAHRLTLTLKDYMGDFVDDTLVKYVIVLLGNGRSKEEIKEDLDVFLGDSSDSFVNWLWDHLASDLDQYVQPQMPSTHEAAKTEPVVVEHNGETDSQQPSVDSVKGKLKSNRSRHNRDWKGIMSNESLPPLRSSITTDAPKEEKVHSKVVRTRRPASPEHPVNRKRSRADERARPKREMSQSTIAAPRRLLQFAVRDAVGTRPSNPMSEPSRKRLRSVVSTPTGNLSDEVEPQKLQTVARALNPVNTAIRAVAEAAEDVKRVKSGNVFDRLSRGVDDRSELVSEFRASAAQGIDYEDIRQNSREAYVRKRDYGETCNVNASLINSNTCLASDSASDNDGYGNVTGHRVMDISETDWPRMNGQDSAVSAGTKHKVVNISVNVNTWKPSHYQSTSEKIQTGSQKLRAENNNGPTNSIARRMKDSNNPATVIENGNTAAESQKELQTASGPGSNSSGHPLEDADSRTIFVNNVHFAATTDTLSRHFNKFGEVLKVIVSTDVATGHPKGSAYVEFMKKEAADNALTLDGTSFMSRIIKVMKKSSSQQEVSPITTWPRITRGSSVAVARYSQAPFPRVFPGAYRGRSAVKPGMRSMQWKRDSPQTSTNSVVPVSGGTINTNTSAPSASRGLTYVRAVSKTDGNAAGA, from the exons ATGGAGGGCAAGGAAGAAGTGAGATTTAAAGTGAATTTGAGTGATGAAGGATCATCCAAGCTCGCTCATCGTTTGACACTTACCTTGAAGGATTATATGGGCGACTTCGTCGACGACACTCTCGTG AAATATGTCATAGTCTTACTGGGCAATGGCCGAAGCAAGGAGGAAATCAAGGAGGATCTTGATGTATTTCTAGGCGATAGCAGTGATTCTTTTGTGAATTG GCTATGGGACCATCTTGCTTCTGACCTAGACCAATATGTTCAACCTCAAATGCCTTCTACTCATGAAGCTGCAAAAACTGAACCAGTCGTGGTCGAGCACAATGGTGAAACTGATTCTCAGCAGCCTTCTGTAGATTCAGTAAAAGGGAAGTTAAAATCTAATAGGAGCCGGCACAATAGAGACTGGAAAGGAATCATGTCAAACGAAAGTCTCCCTCCTCTCCGCAGTTCTATTACCACTGATGCACCAAAGGAAGAAAAAGTGCATAGCAAAGTGGTGCGTACCAGGCGGCCTGCTAGTCCAGAACACCCAGTGAATAGGAAAAGAAGTCGTGCAGACGAGCGGGCGCGACCAAAG AGAGAAATGTCTCAATCAACTATTGCTGCTCCTAGGCGACTTCTACAATTTGCGGTTAGAGATGCAGTCGGAACAAGGCCTTCTAATCCTATGTCTGAGCCGTCTCGGAAGAGGCTTCGTTCTGTTGTTTCTACGCCGACTGGCAACCTTAGTGATGAAGTCGAACCTCAAAAGCTGCAGACAGTGGCAAGGGCATTAAATCCTGTTAATACAGCTATTAGAGCTGTAGCAGAGGCAGCAGAGGATGTCAAAAGGGTGAAATCTGGAAATGTCTTTGATAGACTAAGTCGTGGCGTTGATGACCGGTCGGAGTTAGTTTCTGAATTTAGAGCATCTGCTGCTCAGGGTATAGATTATGAAGATATACGCCAAAATTCACGTGAAGCATATGTTCGAAAAAGAGACTATGGCGAAACTTGTAATGTGAATGCATCCTTGATTAATAGCAACACATGTCTGGCATCTGATTCTGCATCTGATAATGATGGATATGGCAATGTTACGGGTCACAGAGTGATGGATATTTCCGAGACAG ATTGGCCAAGGATGAACGGTCAAGATTCAGCAGTATCTGCAGGCACTAAGCACAAGGTTGTAAATATTTCAGTGAATGTAAATACGTGGAAACCATCACATTACCAGTCGACAAGTGAAAAAATTCAAACTGGCTCCCAAAAGCTGCGTGCGGAGAATAACAATGGACCTACCAATTCTATTGCACGACGGATGAAGGATTCTAATAATCCTGCTACTGTTATTGAGAAT GGAAACACTGCTGCGGAGTCCCAGAAAGAATTGCAGACTGCTTCTGGTCCTG GCTCAAATTCGTCTGGTCATCCTCTTGAAGATGCTGATTCGCGCACCATTTTTGTCAACAAT GTTCATTTTGCTGCCACCACGGATACGCTTTCTaggcattttaataagtttggaGAAGTATTGAAAGTGATAGTTTCAACTGATGTGGCGACAGGTCATCCAAAAGG GTCAGCATATGTGGAGTTCATGAAGAAAGAAGCTGCAGACAATGCTTTGACCTTGGATGGAACGTCCTTTATGTCACGTATAATAAAG GTAATGAAGAAAAGCTCCTCGCAGCAGGAAGTTAGCCCTATTACAACTTGGCCACGAATTACTCGAGGTTCTTCAGTCGCTGTTGCCAGATATTCTCAGGCTCCTTTCCCAAGAGTCTTTCCTGGCGCATACAGAGGTCGGTCAGCGGTAAAGCCGGGTATGAGGAGTATGCAGTGGAAGCGTGATTCGCCGCAAACATCCACAAATAGTGTGGTTCCAGTTTCTGGAGGTACTATTAATACTAATACTAGTGCCCCATCTGCTAGCCGCGGCCTCACATATGTTCGTGCAGTGTCTAAGACTGATGGGAATGCTGCTGGAGCCTAG